The following proteins are co-located in the Mesorhizobium sp. M1E.F.Ca.ET.045.02.1.1 genome:
- a CDS encoding CbtB domain-containing protein has translation MNTASVSLGASVSSQSRIMQLALAALLGIFVVGFVGFSHIDAVHNAAHDYRHSMAFPCH, from the coding sequence ATGAATACCGCTTCCGTCTCCCTCGGCGCCTCCGTCTCCTCGCAGTCGCGCATCATGCAGCTCGCTCTCGCGGCGCTGCTCGGCATCTTCGTCGTCGGCTTCGTCGGCTTCTCGCATATCGATGCGGTCCACAACGCTGCCCACGACTATCGCCACTCGATGGCGTTTCCCTGCCACTGA
- a CDS encoding ABC transporter ATP-binding protein: MIQEKVAKATASGESPMLLSLRNVGKAFSNGVTALSKVNLAIREGDFLSLLGPSGCGKSTALRLIAGLSTPTSGQLDWRGSIDRSNIGFVFQEPTLLPWASVFDNVWLPLRLKGVSRARAEPAVMEMLARVHLNGFENAVPRELSGGMKMRVSIARAMVTKPRILLMDEPFAALDEITRFKLNNDLLELWQDERFTVVFVTHSVFESVFLSSRVVVMAARPGRVFGELAIDAPYPRDEVFRTSPDYAALCRQASDVLVNAINSTAGPHHDGH, encoded by the coding sequence ATGATCCAGGAGAAAGTGGCGAAGGCAACGGCATCGGGCGAGAGCCCGATGCTGCTTTCCTTACGCAATGTCGGCAAGGCCTTTTCCAACGGGGTGACGGCGCTGAGCAAGGTCAACCTGGCGATCCGGGAGGGCGATTTCCTCAGCCTGCTCGGCCCGTCCGGCTGCGGCAAGTCGACGGCGCTGCGGCTGATCGCCGGCCTGTCGACGCCGACCTCCGGGCAGCTCGACTGGCGCGGCTCGATCGACCGCTCGAATATCGGCTTCGTCTTCCAGGAGCCGACACTGCTGCCTTGGGCCAGCGTCTTCGACAATGTCTGGCTGCCGCTCAGGCTGAAGGGCGTGTCGCGTGCCAGGGCGGAACCCGCTGTGATGGAGATGCTGGCGCGCGTCCACCTCAATGGTTTCGAGAACGCCGTGCCGCGCGAGCTTTCCGGCGGCATGAAGATGCGCGTCTCGATCGCGCGGGCCATGGTGACGAAGCCGCGCATCCTCTTGATGGACGAGCCCTTCGCCGCGCTCGACGAAATTACCCGCTTCAAGCTCAACAACGATCTTCTGGAGCTTTGGCAGGACGAGCGCTTCACCGTCGTCTTCGTCACCCACAGCGTCTTCGAAAGCGTGTTCCTGTCGAGCCGCGTCGTCGTCATGGCCGCGCGGCCGGGTCGTGTCTTCGGCGAGCTCGCCATCGACGCGCCTTATCCGCGCGACGAGGTGTTCCGGACTTCGCCCGACTACGCCGCGCTTTGCCGGCAAGCCTCGGACGTGCTGGTGAATGCCATCAACTCAACTGCCGGACCTCATCATGACGGCCATTGA
- a CDS encoding RidA family protein, producing the protein MLKYLAPQSIKPPFARYSHGVEIPAGKRIVLCSGQLGIGPDDAVPEDAGAQTELCFKNIAAILSEAGLTLNDVVRINAFVTDRAHLQAYMDVRNRLFSDPAPASTLMIVSGFARPEFKVEVEVLAAG; encoded by the coding sequence ATGCTCAAATACCTTGCCCCCCAATCGATCAAGCCGCCCTTTGCCCGCTACAGCCACGGCGTCGAAATTCCGGCGGGAAAGCGCATTGTCCTGTGTTCGGGGCAGTTGGGCATCGGTCCGGACGACGCCGTCCCCGAGGATGCCGGCGCGCAGACGGAGCTGTGCTTCAAGAACATCGCCGCGATTCTTAGCGAAGCCGGGCTGACGCTGAACGATGTCGTGCGCATCAACGCCTTCGTCACCGATCGCGCGCATCTGCAGGCCTATATGGACGTTCGCAATCGCCTGTTTTCCGATCCGGCGCCGGCCTCGACGCTGATGATCGTCTCCGGCTTCGCCCGCCCGGAATTCAAGGTCGAGGTGGAGGTTTTGGCGGCAGGCTGA
- the cobD gene encoding threonine-phosphate decarboxylase CobD, protein MKLLDGAIAAVDHGGSLGRASALFPHAPRPFVDLSTGINPHSYPLFELPATALWRLPESERLRELTEIAATAYGAPSAAHVAPAPGTQILLPRVASLVKPGKALVLGPTYAEHARATAIAGHAVAEVDNFDALADADLAVLVNPNNPDGRVVERDRLLDLAARLSAKGGLLVVDEAFMDVGPTEQSLAGDVGEGGVVVLRSFGKFFGLAGVRLGFALAGKLMVERLDAQLGPWAVAGPALEYGIRALADTRWQDDMRRRLAADAERLDGLLGGFDVPVAGGTSLFRYLSFPDASGLFSALGERGILLRHFADRPQALRAGLPGNEAEWQRLEGALAAWASRRDDVPKEIVR, encoded by the coding sequence ATGAAGCTTCTTGATGGAGCGATTGCTGCGGTGGATCACGGCGGATCCCTTGGCCGGGCGAGCGCGCTCTTCCCCCACGCGCCACGGCCTTTCGTCGACCTCTCGACAGGTATCAATCCGCACTCCTACCCGCTTTTCGAATTGCCCGCCACCGCTCTGTGGCGATTGCCGGAATCCGAACGACTGCGCGAATTGACCGAAATCGCCGCCACCGCCTACGGGGCGCCATCGGCGGCGCATGTCGCGCCCGCGCCCGGCACGCAGATCCTCCTGCCGCGCGTCGCTTCGCTGGTGAAGCCCGGCAAAGCGCTGGTGCTCGGTCCTACCTATGCCGAGCACGCTCGGGCCACTGCGATCGCGGGCCATGCGGTGGCGGAGGTGGACAATTTCGATGCCCTGGCGGATGCGGACCTTGCGGTGCTGGTCAACCCGAACAACCCGGACGGGCGAGTAGTCGAGCGGGATCGCCTGCTCGATCTCGCCGCGCGCCTTAGCGCCAAGGGCGGCCTGCTGGTCGTCGACGAAGCCTTCATGGATGTCGGTCCAACCGAGCAAAGCCTGGCCGGCGATGTCGGCGAAGGAGGCGTCGTGGTCCTGCGCTCTTTCGGCAAATTCTTCGGCCTCGCCGGCGTGAGGCTCGGGTTCGCGCTGGCCGGCAAGCTGATGGTGGAGCGGCTGGATGCGCAGCTCGGCCCCTGGGCCGTCGCCGGACCTGCGCTCGAATACGGTATCCGCGCATTGGCAGACACCAGGTGGCAGGACGACATGCGAAGGCGTCTGGCAGCCGATGCCGAGCGCCTCGATGGGCTGCTCGGTGGATTCGACGTTCCGGTCGCTGGCGGCACCAGTTTGTTCCGCTATTTGTCTTTCCCCGATGCTTCAGGGCTGTTTTCGGCGCTTGGCGAACGCGGCATCCTGCTCCGTCATTTTGCCGACCGGCCACAAGCCTTGCGGGCAGGATTGCCTGGCAACGAGGCGGAATGGCAGCGCCTTGAAGGCGCGCTTGCCGCCTGGGCCTCGCGGCGCGACGATGTGCCGAAGGAGATCGTGCGATGA
- a CDS encoding creatininase family protein, translated as MTTRRVWWGDYRTTEYASIDAEATIAVLPVAAIEQHGPHLPVSTDTSIMMGMLETVIARLPDDLDIRILPVQAVGKSNEHLHAPGTLTLPATTLVDAWTELGLSIARAGVRKLIVVNSHGGNEEIMGIITRELRVRAKMLAVKTSWQRFGRPAGMYTELEDRHGIHGGDVETSLMLHFRPDLVDMGKADKFVSNVGRAEKEFTLLRHTGTHAFAWIASDLNPNGVVGDASIATADKGRLTAEHQADGFISLVRDVRKAKLTDWLS; from the coding sequence GTGACGACAAGACGTGTGTGGTGGGGCGATTACCGGACGACCGAATATGCCTCGATCGACGCGGAGGCGACCATCGCCGTTCTGCCGGTCGCGGCGATCGAGCAGCATGGCCCCCACCTTCCGGTCTCGACCGACACTTCGATCATGATGGGCATGCTGGAGACGGTGATCGCGCGCCTGCCCGATGACCTCGACATCCGTATCCTGCCTGTACAGGCGGTGGGCAAATCGAACGAGCACCTGCATGCGCCGGGGACGCTGACCCTGCCGGCTACCACCCTGGTCGACGCCTGGACCGAGCTTGGCCTGTCGATCGCCCGCGCCGGCGTCAGGAAGCTGATCGTCGTCAACTCGCATGGCGGCAACGAGGAGATCATGGGCATCATCACGCGCGAATTGCGCGTGCGCGCAAAGATGCTGGCGGTCAAGACGAGCTGGCAGCGCTTCGGTCGGCCGGCCGGCATGTATACCGAGCTCGAAGACCGTCACGGCATCCACGGCGGCGATGTCGAGACCTCGCTGATGCTGCACTTCCGGCCGGATCTGGTCGACATGGGCAAGGCCGACAAGTTCGTCTCGAACGTCGGCCGCGCCGAAAAGGAATTCACTCTGCTGCGCCACACCGGAACGCATGCCTTCGCCTGGATCGCCAGCGACCTCAACCCGAACGGCGTGGTCGGCGACGCCAGCATCGCAACAGCCGACAAGGGCAGGCTGACCGCCGAGCATCAGGCCGACGGCTTCATCAGCCTGGTCAGGGATGTGCGTAAGGCAAAGCTAACCGACTGGCTGTCGTAG
- the cobU gene encoding bifunctional adenosylcobinamide kinase/adenosylcobinamide-phosphate guanylyltransferase yields MPDRAEGRLTFIIGGARSGKSAHAEALVTASPSPWTYIATAQAYDDEMRERIALHRARRGEGWVTIDAPLDLVGAIEALPDHQPVLIDCLTLWLTNHMLAEHDVEAECRRLSDVLSRPRGPWFVVSNEVGLGIVPDNALARRFRDAAGRLNQQVAAVADSVLMMVAGLPLKVK; encoded by the coding sequence TTGCCTGATCGCGCCGAGGGTCGCCTGACCTTCATCATCGGCGGTGCGCGCTCGGGCAAGAGCGCGCATGCCGAGGCGTTGGTGACGGCCAGTCCGTCGCCCTGGACTTACATCGCCACTGCGCAGGCCTATGACGACGAGATGCGCGAGCGCATCGCGCTGCATCGCGCTCGGCGCGGCGAAGGCTGGGTGACGATTGATGCGCCGCTCGATCTTGTCGGCGCGATCGAGGCTTTGCCCGATCACCAGCCGGTGCTGATCGATTGCCTGACATTGTGGCTGACCAATCATATGCTGGCGGAACATGATGTCGAGGCCGAGTGCCGGCGGCTCTCGGATGTGCTGTCGCGTCCGCGCGGGCCTTGGTTCGTGGTATCGAACGAAGTCGGGCTTGGCATCGTGCCGGACAATGCGCTGGCGCGCCGGTTCCGCGATGCCGCCGGCCGGCTCAACCAGCAGGTCGCGGCCGTTGCCGATAGTGTGCTGATGATGGTGGCGGGGCTGCCGCTCAAGGTGAAGTGA
- the cbiB gene encoding adenosylcobinamide-phosphate synthase CbiB codes for MSILIAFLSLAVERTLGYPEWLFNAIGHPVTWIGRLISFLDRRLNRATDSDELRRRRGVQALLIIVLVPAAIGLTLHVLLWLIFPSGLVIAAILASSLLSQKSLAEHVEDVADALETGGLTLGRIAVSRIVGRDPEKLDKAGVARAAIESLAENFSDGIVAPAFWTGIGGLAGGVAYKAANTADSMIGHRTPKHEAFGRAAALFDDRINLPASRLTGMLIVLAAFLVKGADPRNAWQVMRRDAKKHRSPNAGWPEAAMAGALGLSLAGPRSYGGEIVEDAFMGEGGRREAESTDIRQALKLYRVADWLLIALFGILSAIVIYLTILIAG; via the coding sequence ATGTCGATCCTGATCGCTTTCCTGTCACTTGCCGTTGAACGTACCCTTGGCTATCCGGAATGGCTGTTCAACGCCATCGGCCATCCGGTAACCTGGATCGGCAGGCTGATATCCTTTCTCGATCGCAGGCTCAACCGCGCAACCGATTCCGACGAATTGCGTCGCCGCCGCGGCGTCCAGGCTTTGTTGATCATCGTGCTCGTGCCGGCCGCCATCGGCCTGACGCTGCATGTCCTGCTCTGGCTGATCTTCCCGTCCGGCCTCGTCATTGCCGCTATCCTCGCCTCCTCGCTGCTGTCGCAGAAGAGCCTTGCCGAGCATGTCGAGGACGTCGCCGACGCGCTGGAGACCGGCGGCCTGACGCTTGGCCGCATCGCCGTCTCGCGCATCGTCGGCCGCGATCCCGAAAAGCTCGACAAGGCGGGAGTCGCCCGCGCCGCGATCGAAAGCCTGGCAGAGAATTTCTCCGACGGCATCGTCGCGCCCGCTTTCTGGACCGGCATCGGCGGGCTGGCCGGCGGCGTGGCCTACAAGGCCGCCAACACCGCCGATTCGATGATCGGCCATCGCACGCCGAAACACGAGGCTTTCGGCCGCGCCGCAGCGCTATTCGATGACAGGATCAACCTGCCGGCATCGCGCCTCACCGGCATGCTGATCGTGCTGGCAGCCTTCCTGGTCAAAGGCGCCGATCCCCGCAATGCCTGGCAGGTGATGCGCCGCGACGCGAAGAAGCATCGTTCGCCCAATGCCGGCTGGCCCGAGGCCGCCATGGCCGGCGCCCTGGGCTTGTCCCTGGCCGGGCCGCGCAGCTATGGCGGCGAGATCGTCGAGGACGCCTTCATGGGCGAAGGCGGCCGTCGCGAGGCCGAAAGCACAGATATAAGGCAAGCGCTGAAGCTTTACCGCGTCGCCGATTGGCTGCTGATTGCCCTGTTCGGCATCCTGTCAGCGATCGTGATTTACCTGACCATCTTGATCGCCGGCTAA
- a CDS encoding gamma-glutamylcyclotransferase: protein MPARTMSLTEELVARCYRAVEDPGPDPDAQHLSDSDYEEMLDAFEGELPATEPLWLFGYGSLIWKPEIEHVEERVAVARGWHRSFCMKMTRWRGTKQSPGLMMAMDRGGECKGVAFRLNGGERRQALDKLFRREMTLKPTSYHPRLLQLATDNGPLRALAFVINRKGTTYAGPLSESEVVERLATSCGHWGSGADYLYNTVKNLEARGIHDAHLWRLQQLVAERIAAS, encoded by the coding sequence ATGCCTGCAAGAACGATGTCGCTTACCGAGGAACTGGTCGCCCGCTGTTATCGCGCGGTCGAGGATCCAGGGCCTGATCCTGACGCGCAGCATCTCTCCGACAGCGACTATGAAGAGATGCTGGATGCATTCGAGGGCGAGTTGCCTGCAACCGAACCGCTGTGGCTGTTCGGCTATGGCTCGCTGATCTGGAAGCCCGAAATCGAGCATGTCGAGGAGCGGGTCGCCGTGGCACGGGGCTGGCACCGCTCCTTCTGCATGAAGATGACGCGCTGGCGCGGCACCAAGCAGAGCCCGGGTCTGATGATGGCGATGGATCGCGGCGGCGAATGCAAGGGCGTCGCCTTCCGCCTGAACGGTGGCGAGCGCCGGCAAGCGCTGGACAAGCTTTTCCGTCGTGAGATGACCCTCAAGCCGACCAGCTACCACCCCCGCCTGCTGCAGCTCGCAACGGACAATGGGCCGTTGAGGGCGCTCGCTTTCGTCATCAATCGCAAGGGTACGACCTATGCCGGGCCGCTCAGTGAAAGCGAGGTGGTGGAAAGGCTGGCGACGTCCTGCGGCCATTGGGGTTCCGGTGCCGACTATCTCTACAACACCGTCAAAAATCTCGAAGCGCGTGGCATCCACGATGCCCATCTGTGGCGGCTGCAGCAGCTTGTCGCCGAAAGGATCGCGGCCTCCTAG
- a CDS encoding tyrosine phosphatase family protein, with protein MIHVCPLSKIEETVARTGAERLLSLLAAGTEVTRPASILAENHLHLIMHDIAVAQEGMTMPGEEHVRALLDFAYRWDRARPMVVHCYAGISRSTASAYIIAAALAPKRDEAELAKTLRFLSPSATPNPRLIAVADMLLGRDGRMIAAIEAIGRGADAFEGTPFELTIED; from the coding sequence ATGATCCATGTCTGTCCGCTGTCGAAGATCGAGGAGACGGTAGCCAGAACCGGCGCCGAGCGGCTGCTCTCGCTGCTTGCGGCAGGCACCGAGGTTACCCGCCCGGCTTCGATCCTGGCGGAAAACCACCTGCATCTCATCATGCACGACATCGCCGTCGCGCAGGAAGGCATGACCATGCCGGGCGAAGAGCATGTTCGCGCCTTGCTCGACTTTGCCTATCGCTGGGACCGGGCAAGGCCGATGGTCGTGCACTGCTATGCCGGCATCAGCCGCTCGACAGCATCGGCCTATATTATCGCGGCGGCGCTAGCGCCCAAGCGTGACGAGGCGGAGCTGGCCAAGACGCTGCGTTTTCTCTCGCCGTCAGCGACGCCCAATCCGCGGCTTATCGCCGTCGCGGATATGCTGCTCGGACGGGACGGCCGCATGATCGCGGCGATCGAAGCGATCGGGCGCGGCGCGGATGCCTTTGAAGGGACGCCGTTCGAGCTCACCATTGAAGATTGA
- the cobO gene encoding cob(I)yrinic acid a,c-diamide adenosyltransferase: protein MAEIDDKIIDDGDAERHRAKMVKRKAVQDAEVAGKTIEKGLLIVNTGPGKGKTTAAFGLALRMLGYGKRVGVVQFIKGKWHTGEKDAFAAFGDRVVWHAMGEGFTWETQDLKRDIAAAEAAWAKALELMADPSISLVVLDELNIALRYDYLDLEKVVAALKARREGLHVIVTGRNAKPLLVEAADLVTEMGLTKHHFSAGVKAQQGIEF from the coding sequence ATGGCCGAAATCGACGACAAGATCATCGACGACGGGGACGCCGAACGCCATCGCGCCAAGATGGTCAAGCGCAAGGCGGTGCAGGATGCCGAGGTAGCGGGCAAGACGATCGAGAAGGGCCTGCTGATCGTCAACACCGGACCTGGCAAGGGCAAGACAACGGCGGCCTTCGGCCTGGCGCTCAGGATGCTCGGCTACGGCAAGCGCGTCGGCGTCGTCCAGTTCATCAAGGGCAAATGGCACACCGGCGAAAAGGATGCTTTCGCGGCCTTCGGCGACCGCGTCGTCTGGCATGCGATGGGCGAGGGGTTCACCTGGGAGACGCAGGACCTGAAGCGCGACATCGCCGCCGCCGAGGCTGCCTGGGCCAAGGCGCTGGAACTGATGGCCGATCCCTCGATCAGCCTCGTCGTGCTCGACGAGCTCAACATCGCTTTGCGCTACGACTATCTCGATCTGGAAAAGGTGGTTGCGGCGCTGAAGGCGCGCCGCGAGGGTCTGCATGTCATCGTCACCGGCCGCAACGCCAAGCCGCTGCTGGTCGAAGCGGCCGATCTCGTCACCGAGATGGGGCTGACCAAGCACCACTTCTCGGCAGGCGTGAAGGCGCAGCAGGGAATTGAATTCTAA
- a CDS encoding ABC transporter substrate-binding protein, with protein MYGKEKILAGAVALLAASTLGAAANEKVTFGTNWLAEPEHGGYYQAIADGTYAACGLDVTIMQGGPQVSGRPMLLAGKIDFYMGGNLLSAFDAVQQGIPMRVVAADFQKDPQVIMSQPGQGLDKWEDLKNADQYILGDEGAQTFFQWMVTDLGFDAAKRVPYTFNPAPFIANKKSIQQGYVTSEPFAVQKQGGFVPNQFLLADNGWDTYATTIEVMQDTIDKRPEVVQCFVDGSAKGWYNYLYGDNKAANEMIKKDNPDMTDEQIAFSIEQLKKFGIVDSGDSEKLGIGAMTDARIQGFYDKMVKAKVAQPGIDIKKAYTLAFINKSVGLELKK; from the coding sequence ATGTACGGAAAAGAAAAGATCCTGGCGGGCGCTGTCGCGCTGCTTGCGGCTAGCACGCTGGGCGCGGCGGCCAACGAGAAAGTCACCTTCGGCACCAACTGGCTGGCCGAGCCGGAACATGGCGGCTACTATCAGGCGATCGCCGACGGCACCTACGCCGCTTGCGGCCTCGACGTCACCATCATGCAGGGCGGGCCGCAGGTCAGCGGCCGGCCGATGCTGCTTGCCGGCAAGATCGATTTCTACATGGGTGGCAACCTGCTCTCGGCCTTCGATGCGGTGCAGCAGGGCATCCCGATGCGCGTTGTGGCGGCCGACTTCCAGAAGGACCCGCAGGTCATCATGTCCCAGCCGGGGCAGGGGCTGGACAAGTGGGAGGACCTGAAGAACGCCGACCAGTATATCCTCGGCGACGAGGGCGCGCAGACCTTCTTCCAGTGGATGGTGACCGATCTCGGCTTCGACGCTGCCAAGCGCGTGCCCTACACCTTCAATCCGGCGCCCTTCATCGCCAACAAGAAGTCGATCCAGCAGGGCTATGTGACGTCTGAGCCCTTCGCGGTGCAGAAGCAGGGTGGGTTCGTGCCGAACCAGTTCCTGCTTGCCGACAACGGCTGGGATACTTACGCGACGACCATCGAGGTGATGCAGGACACGATCGACAAGCGGCCCGAGGTCGTCCAGTGCTTCGTCGATGGCTCGGCCAAGGGCTGGTACAATTATCTCTACGGTGACAACAAGGCCGCCAACGAGATGATCAAGAAGGACAATCCGGACATGACGGACGAGCAGATCGCCTTCTCGATCGAACAGCTGAAGAAGTTCGGCATTGTCGATTCCGGCGATTCGGAAAAGCTCGGCATCGGCGCCATGACCGATGCACGCATCCAGGGGTTCTACGACAAGATGGTCAAGGCCAAGGTCGCGCAGCCGGGCATCGACATCAAGAAAGCCTACACGCTTGCCTTCATCAACAAGAGTGTCGGGCTGGAGCTGAAGAAGTAA
- a CDS encoding ABC transporter permease, which produces MTAIEDTALKLDPEEARRVRQERLERIGKWVLPLAIMVLAIWLWDRICVWNEIPQYILPRPGVVLQTLHDDAGLLSSSLLVTLKITFLSLLLAVIGGVGLAVLFAQSKWVEMSFFPFAIVLQVTPIVAIFPLINIYINNQTTKLLLCAWIVAFFPILSNTTLGLNSVDRNLRDLFKLNGATRWQQLRYLRLPAAMPYFLGGLKIAGGLSLIGAVVAEFVAGAQGQSSGLASRIIEAGYRLNAPRLFAALILISLTGILIFLVLSLVSHLILRRWHESALKQER; this is translated from the coding sequence ATGACGGCCATTGAAGACACCGCGCTGAAGCTCGATCCCGAAGAGGCGCGCCGCGTCCGCCAGGAGCGGCTGGAGCGGATCGGCAAATGGGTGCTGCCGCTGGCGATCATGGTGCTGGCAATCTGGCTGTGGGACCGCATCTGCGTCTGGAACGAGATCCCACAATACATCCTGCCGCGTCCGGGCGTGGTGCTGCAGACGCTGCACGACGATGCCGGGCTGCTGTCTTCCTCACTGCTGGTAACGCTAAAAATAACCTTCCTCAGCCTGCTTCTTGCCGTCATCGGCGGTGTCGGGCTGGCGGTGCTGTTCGCGCAGTCGAAATGGGTGGAGATGTCGTTCTTCCCCTTCGCCATCGTGCTGCAGGTGACGCCGATCGTCGCGATCTTCCCGCTGATCAACATCTACATCAACAACCAGACGACGAAGCTCCTGCTCTGCGCCTGGATCGTGGCCTTCTTCCCGATCCTCTCCAACACCACGCTCGGGCTGAATTCGGTCGACCGCAATCTGCGCGACCTGTTCAAGCTCAACGGCGCGACACGCTGGCAGCAACTACGCTATCTGCGCCTGCCGGCGGCGATGCCCTATTTCCTCGGCGGGCTGAAGATCGCAGGCGGCCTGTCGCTGATCGGCGCGGTGGTGGCCGAATTCGTCGCCGGCGCGCAGGGGCAATCGTCCGGGCTTGCCTCCCGCATCATCGAGGCCGGCTACCGGCTCAATGCGCCCAGGCTGTTCGCGGCGCTGATCCTGATCTCGCTCACCGGCATACTGATCTTCCTGGTTCTGTCGCTGGTGTCGCATCTCATCCTGCGCCGCTGGCACGAGAGCGCGCTGAAGCAGGAGCGGTAG
- a CDS encoding CbtA family protein — MNLFRNVVFIAAIAGLVAGIALACMQAYATVPLILKAEVYEKAGGGHHHDHAASTNNNAMSSAAPADNAMSSAAPTPAEAAAPAEDEGWAPADGFERFAFNVVANIVTGVGFGLILVAVSEFAGGIGNWRQGVFWGLAGFAVFTLAPGLGLPPELPAMPAAELLPRQIWWTSTVAATAIGLGLIAFRKSLPLAILGVALIVAPHIVGAPQPESFETAIPEGLHHQFVVAVTLTDLVFWLVLGAVVGVVRGRFTGAATSLRGSFA; from the coding sequence ATGAATCTGTTTCGCAACGTCGTGTTCATCGCGGCGATCGCGGGGCTCGTGGCGGGCATCGCGCTCGCCTGCATGCAGGCCTATGCGACCGTGCCGCTGATCCTGAAGGCAGAAGTCTATGAAAAGGCCGGCGGCGGCCATCACCACGACCATGCCGCCAGCACAAACAACAATGCGATGAGCTCGGCCGCTCCCGCGGACAACGCGATGAGCAGCGCGGCTCCGACCCCCGCCGAAGCGGCTGCTCCGGCCGAGGACGAGGGCTGGGCGCCGGCAGACGGCTTCGAGCGCTTTGCCTTCAACGTCGTCGCCAACATCGTCACCGGTGTCGGCTTCGGGCTGATCCTGGTCGCGGTTTCCGAATTCGCCGGCGGCATCGGCAATTGGCGACAGGGCGTGTTCTGGGGCCTGGCCGGCTTTGCCGTGTTCACCCTGGCGCCCGGCCTCGGCCTGCCGCCCGAGCTGCCGGCAATGCCTGCGGCAGAGCTTTTGCCGCGCCAGATCTGGTGGACTTCGACAGTGGCCGCGACAGCGATCGGGCTCGGCTTGATCGCCTTTCGCAAGTCGCTGCCGCTGGCCATCCTTGGCGTGGCGCTGATCGTGGCGCCGCACATCGTCGGCGCGCCGCAGCCCGAAAGCTTCGAGACGGCGATCCCAGAAGGCCTGCATCACCAGTTCGTGGTGGCGGTGACGCTCACCGATCTGGTGTTCTGGCTGGTGCTGGGCGCGGTCGTCGGCGTGGTGCGCGGCCGCTTCACCGGCGCGGCGACCAGCCTGCGCGGCAGCTTTGCCTGA